A stretch of the Thermus thermophilus genome encodes the following:
- the mfd gene encoding transcription-repair coupling factor — MEIALEKLHGHRLALPQVVAALLFAKETPPALLLVPEARLRRYRDLSAFGAKVYVNPGLEALEEKALFVLSYEEALSPFPEDPEAWRLLLEVGRAYPREALLSRLLRLGYARDEDYRVLGEVVELGEVRLEFFGDELERLLVRGEERRRHVLLPKPGKAEGFTSKKVLHFPGPVYLDTPALAPEALWPLLAGRPVVALGGGVELPPLELGARPLPPYRGSLKALEKDLARWLAEGKRVHLFVGHARTLDYLKRRLQAFSPLVLDRFPGPKGRLALLPGDFEGGAEWGEWVLLTEALVFATGGVRARVRVGEGLSDPGALSPGDYLIHPEHGVGQYLGLETREVLGVKRDYLVLRYKGEGKLYLPVEQLPLLKRHPGTTDDPPELSSLGKGEWQRAKEKARKDVEELAGRLLVLQAKRKATPGRAFPPLPEWDPLVEKGFPYELTPDQKRALEEVLRDLESPHPMDRLVSGDVGFGKTEVALRAAHRVVGHGAQVAFLVPTTLLAEQHGKTFRERFQGLPVRVAVLSRFTPPKEEEAILKGLAEGTVDIVIGTHRLLQEDVRFRDLGLLIVDEEHRFGVAQKERIRELKAEVDTLYLSATPIPRTLYSALVGLKDLSSIQTPPPGRKPIKTFLAPFDPLLVREAILFELERGGKVFYVHDRVASIEARRRFLEGLVPEARIGVVHGQMPESLIEETMLLFAEGAYDVLLATTIIEAGLDVPEANTILIERADRLGLATLYQLRGRVGRREEEAYAYLFHPPRLTEAAEKRLAAIADLSDLGSGHLLAERDMEIRGVGNLLGPEQHGHIRALSLEVYTELLEEAIRKLKGEVKEERRHVTVDLALSARLPAEYVPSLEARSRYYSRFAEAKSLAELSRLVRELKARYGPLPEEAENFVALARLRLVAERKGVVSITEGLTHLEVVFPRYPLDYDARGLKGLPYRVELTQYPPGFRLEKKGLRPRDYPEALMEALYLFADR, encoded by the coding sequence ATGGAGATCGCCCTAGAGAAGCTTCACGGCCACCGCCTGGCCCTTCCGCAGGTGGTGGCGGCCCTTCTTTTCGCAAAGGAGACGCCCCCGGCCCTCCTCCTCGTCCCCGAGGCGCGGCTTAGGCGCTACCGGGACCTCTCCGCCTTCGGGGCCAAGGTCTACGTGAACCCCGGCCTCGAGGCCCTGGAGGAAAAGGCCCTCTTCGTCCTCTCCTACGAGGAGGCCCTAAGCCCCTTCCCCGAGGACCCCGAGGCCTGGCGGCTTCTTCTGGAGGTGGGCCGCGCCTACCCCCGGGAGGCCCTCCTCTCCCGCCTCCTCAGGCTGGGCTACGCCCGGGACGAGGACTACCGCGTCCTGGGGGAGGTGGTGGAGCTCGGCGAGGTGCGCCTGGAGTTCTTCGGGGACGAGCTGGAAAGGCTTTTGGTGAGGGGGGAGGAAAGGCGGCGCCACGTCCTCCTGCCCAAGCCGGGGAAGGCGGAGGGCTTCACCTCCAAGAAGGTCCTCCACTTCCCCGGCCCCGTCTACCTGGACACCCCCGCCCTCGCCCCCGAGGCCCTTTGGCCCCTCCTTGCGGGAAGGCCCGTGGTGGCCCTGGGCGGCGGGGTGGAGCTCCCCCCTTTGGAGCTTGGGGCGAGGCCCCTTCCCCCCTACCGGGGAAGCCTGAAGGCCCTGGAGAAGGACCTCGCCCGCTGGCTCGCCGAGGGAAAGCGGGTCCACCTCTTCGTGGGCCACGCCCGCACCCTGGACTACCTCAAAAGGCGCCTCCAGGCCTTCTCGCCCCTCGTTCTAGACCGATTCCCCGGGCCCAAGGGGCGGCTTGCCCTCCTCCCCGGGGACTTTGAGGGCGGGGCGGAGTGGGGGGAGTGGGTCCTCCTCACCGAGGCCCTGGTCTTCGCCACCGGGGGGGTGCGGGCCAGGGTCCGGGTAGGGGAGGGGCTCAGCGACCCCGGGGCCCTTTCCCCGGGGGACTACCTCATCCACCCCGAGCACGGCGTCGGGCAGTACCTGGGCCTCGAGACCCGGGAGGTCCTGGGGGTCAAGCGGGACTACCTGGTCCTGCGCTACAAGGGGGAAGGGAAGCTCTACCTCCCCGTGGAGCAGCTTCCCCTCCTCAAGCGCCACCCCGGGACCACGGACGACCCCCCGGAGCTCTCCTCCCTGGGCAAGGGGGAGTGGCAGCGGGCCAAGGAGAAGGCCAGGAAGGACGTGGAGGAGCTCGCCGGGCGCCTCCTCGTCCTTCAGGCCAAGCGCAAGGCCACCCCGGGCCGGGCCTTTCCCCCCTTGCCCGAGTGGGACCCTCTGGTGGAGAAGGGGTTTCCCTACGAGCTCACCCCCGACCAGAAGCGGGCCCTGGAGGAGGTCCTCCGCGACCTGGAAAGCCCCCACCCCATGGACCGCCTGGTCTCGGGGGACGTGGGCTTCGGCAAGACGGAGGTGGCCCTGAGGGCCGCCCACCGGGTGGTGGGGCACGGGGCCCAGGTGGCCTTCCTCGTGCCCACCACCCTCCTCGCCGAGCAGCACGGGAAGACCTTTAGGGAGCGCTTCCAGGGGCTTCCCGTGAGGGTGGCGGTCCTCTCCCGCTTCACCCCGCCCAAGGAGGAGGAGGCCATCCTAAAAGGCCTCGCCGAGGGCACGGTGGACATCGTCATCGGCACCCACCGCCTCCTCCAGGAGGACGTGCGCTTCAGGGACCTCGGCCTCCTCATCGTGGACGAGGAGCACCGCTTCGGCGTGGCCCAGAAGGAGCGGATCCGGGAGCTCAAGGCGGAGGTGGACACCCTCTACCTCTCCGCCACCCCCATCCCCCGAACCCTCTACTCCGCCCTGGTGGGCCTCAAAGACCTGTCCAGCATCCAGACCCCGCCCCCGGGGCGCAAGCCCATCAAGACCTTCCTCGCCCCCTTTGACCCCCTCTTGGTGCGGGAGGCCATCCTCTTTGAGCTGGAGCGTGGGGGCAAGGTCTTCTACGTCCACGACCGGGTGGCCTCCATAGAGGCCAGGCGGCGCTTTCTGGAAGGGCTCGTCCCCGAGGCCCGCATCGGGGTGGTCCACGGCCAGATGCCCGAAAGCCTCATTGAGGAGACCATGCTCCTCTTCGCCGAAGGGGCGTACGACGTCCTCCTCGCCACCACCATCATTGAGGCGGGCCTGGACGTGCCCGAGGCCAACACCATCCTCATTGAGCGGGCGGACCGCCTGGGCCTCGCCACCTTGTACCAACTCCGGGGCCGGGTGGGACGGAGGGAGGAGGAGGCCTACGCCTACCTCTTCCACCCGCCTCGCCTCACCGAGGCCGCGGAGAAGCGCCTCGCCGCCATCGCCGACCTCTCCGACCTGGGCTCGGGCCACCTCCTGGCCGAAAGGGACATGGAGATCCGGGGCGTGGGGAACCTTTTGGGACCGGAGCAGCACGGGCACATCCGGGCGCTTTCCCTCGAGGTCTACACCGAGCTTCTGGAAGAGGCCATCCGCAAGCTCAAGGGGGAGGTCAAGGAGGAGCGGAGGCACGTGACGGTGGACCTCGCCCTCTCCGCCCGGCTGCCCGCGGAGTACGTGCCGAGCCTCGAGGCCAGGAGCCGCTACTACAGCCGCTTCGCCGAGGCGAAAAGCCTCGCCGAGCTTTCCCGCCTGGTGCGGGAGCTCAAAGCGCGCTACGGGCCTCTCCCTGAGGAGGCGGAGAACTTCGTGGCCCTCGCCCGGCTCCGCCTGGTGGCGGAGAGGAAGGGGGTGGTGTCCATCACGGAGGGCCTCACCCACCTGGAGGTGGTCTTCCCCCGCTACCCCCTGGACTACGACGCCCGCGGCCTCAAAGGGCTTCCCTACCGGGTGGAGCTTACCCAGTACCCGCCCGGGTTCCGCCTGGAGAAGAAGGGCTTAAGGCCCCGGGACTACCCCGAGGCCCTGATGGAAGCCCTTTACCTCTTCGCCGACCGCTAG
- a CDS encoding lipoprotein — MRRTLFLASLALILAACSGHTVHRVEVDLLSFVPETNRTGNLDLAQAEVRVPDDPAGQEILLHGAEALEDGRIALRVTLRNTGTLPTDLTLEVRAGPQGDTDLYDDNGGDFVVKSSSLSLAPGESGPLEAEVSVQPGSPLYDLIKGGAFRLGARVQIRSGDRVEYTLEQAEVVLRLRLFKLIP, encoded by the coding sequence GTGCGGCGCACTCTTTTTCTGGCAAGTCTGGCTCTCATCCTCGCGGCCTGTAGCGGCCACACGGTCCACCGGGTGGAGGTGGACCTCTTGAGCTTCGTCCCCGAGACGAACCGCACGGGCAACCTGGACCTCGCCCAGGCCGAGGTGCGCGTGCCCGACGACCCAGCCGGGCAGGAAATCCTTCTGCACGGGGCGGAGGCTCTAGAAGATGGCCGCATCGCCCTGCGGGTCACCCTGCGGAACACGGGCACCCTCCCCACGGACCTCACCCTCGAGGTCCGGGCAGGCCCCCAGGGGGACACGGACCTCTACGACGACAATGGGGGCGATTTCGTGGTGAAGAGCTCCTCCCTAAGCCTGGCCCCCGGGGAAAGCGGCCCCCTGGAGGCCGAGGTGAGCGTCCAGCCCGGTAGCCCCCTTTACGACCTCATCAAGGGGGGTGCCTTCCGCCTGGGAGCCCGGGTGCAAATAAGGAGTGGCGACAGGGTGGAATACACCCTGGAACAAGCCGAGGTGGTCCTCCGCCTCCGGCTTTTTAAGCTCATCCCCTAG
- a CDS encoding 3-hydroxyacyl-CoA dehydrogenase/enoyl-CoA hydratase family protein, whose product MIKKVGVVGAGTMGSGIAALVASAGVPVVLLDIPGKEDRNEYAKRGLERALKAKPAAFMDPERARYIEIGNTEDDLEKLKDCDWVVEAIIEKPEPKQALYARLEGLLKPTAIISSNTSGIPMRVLLEGRSEGFRRRFLGTHFFNPPRYLHLLELIPTPETDPKVLEEIRRFGERILGKGTVLAKDSPGFIANRLGVYGMVQAVRLMEKHGLTIDEVDALTGPLLGRPNSATFRTADLTGLDVLKLVTEELAQATGEDFALPEWVHRLVEEGRLGEKAGAGFYKRVNGEIYTLDYRTLEYVPRTKLELPELRALRDLPLRERLAKALDLPGKYGAFLRELFAKTAHYTLEKAPEIAYDLVSVDQALEWGFAWEEGPFKNMDAVGLSRVEALFAEHGLEVPGLLRKAQGTFYKDGAYLGFDGAYHPLPKREGVLSLKALKSEGKVLLEGKEAALLDLGDGVALLEFRTKMNAIGEGVIRMLQKSLEYVEEKGYLGLVIGNEDPRAFSAGANLALILSLAQEGDWDELALAVRQFQKASMSLRYSPFPVVVAPFGLTLGGGAEFTLHADRVQAHAELYMGLVEAGVGLLPAGGGTKEMLLRFTQELAPYEEADPFEAVKRAFNLIAMARTSTSALEARKMGFLRDGDGISMNRDFLIADAKRRVLELAPDYRPPLPPRIRVLGSEALGNLRYAVWAFREAGEITDHDVRIGLEIAYVLSGGEGPAREVSEWDLLDLEREAFLKLLGTRKTQERIAYTLKTGKPLRN is encoded by the coding sequence ATGATCAAGAAGGTAGGCGTGGTGGGCGCGGGGACCATGGGAAGCGGGATCGCTGCCCTGGTGGCGAGCGCCGGGGTCCCGGTGGTGCTCTTGGACATCCCCGGGAAGGAGGACCGCAACGAGTACGCCAAGCGGGGCCTGGAGCGCGCCCTCAAGGCCAAGCCCGCGGCCTTCATGGACCCCGAGCGGGCCCGGTACATTGAGATCGGCAACACCGAGGACGACCTGGAGAAGCTCAAGGACTGCGACTGGGTGGTGGAGGCCATCATTGAGAAGCCCGAGCCCAAGCAGGCCCTCTACGCCCGCCTGGAAGGCCTCCTGAAGCCCACCGCCATCATTAGCTCCAACACGAGCGGCATCCCCATGAGGGTGCTTCTGGAGGGGCGCTCCGAGGGCTTCCGCCGGCGCTTCCTGGGCACCCACTTCTTCAACCCGCCCCGCTACCTCCACCTCCTGGAGCTCATCCCCACCCCGGAGACCGACCCCAAGGTCCTGGAGGAAATCCGCCGCTTTGGGGAGAGGATCCTCGGCAAGGGCACCGTTCTCGCCAAGGACTCCCCCGGCTTCATCGCCAACCGCCTCGGGGTCTACGGGATGGTGCAGGCCGTGCGCCTCATGGAGAAGCACGGCCTCACCATTGACGAGGTGGACGCCCTCACCGGGCCCCTCCTCGGCCGCCCCAACTCCGCCACCTTCCGCACCGCCGACCTCACGGGCCTGGACGTGCTGAAGCTCGTGACCGAGGAGCTCGCCCAGGCCACCGGGGAGGACTTCGCCCTGCCCGAGTGGGTCCACCGGCTCGTGGAGGAGGGCCGCTTAGGGGAGAAGGCGGGGGCCGGGTTCTACAAGCGGGTGAACGGGGAGATCTACACCCTGGACTACCGGACCCTGGAGTACGTCCCCCGGACCAAGCTGGAGCTTCCCGAGCTTCGCGCCCTCCGGGACCTTCCCCTGAGGGAGCGCCTCGCCAAGGCCTTGGACCTTCCCGGCAAGTACGGGGCCTTCCTCCGGGAGCTTTTCGCCAAGACCGCCCACTACACCCTGGAGAAGGCTCCGGAGATCGCCTACGACCTCGTCTCCGTGGACCAGGCCCTGGAGTGGGGCTTCGCTTGGGAGGAAGGCCCCTTCAAGAACATGGACGCCGTGGGGCTTTCCCGGGTGGAGGCCCTTTTCGCCGAGCACGGCTTGGAGGTTCCCGGGCTCCTTAGGAAGGCCCAGGGCACCTTCTACAAGGACGGCGCCTACCTGGGGTTTGACGGGGCCTACCACCCCTTGCCCAAGCGGGAGGGCGTCCTCTCCCTAAAGGCCCTCAAGTCCGAGGGCAAGGTCCTCCTGGAGGGCAAGGAGGCGGCCCTTCTGGACCTGGGGGATGGGGTGGCCCTTTTGGAGTTCCGCACCAAGATGAACGCCATTGGGGAGGGGGTCATCCGCATGCTCCAGAAGAGCCTGGAGTATGTGGAGGAGAAGGGCTACCTGGGCCTCGTCATCGGCAACGAGGACCCGAGGGCCTTCTCCGCCGGGGCCAACCTGGCCCTCATCCTCTCCCTGGCCCAGGAGGGGGACTGGGACGAGCTTGCCCTGGCCGTGCGCCAGTTCCAGAAGGCCTCCATGTCCCTCCGCTATAGCCCCTTCCCCGTGGTCGTGGCCCCCTTCGGCCTCACCCTGGGGGGCGGGGCGGAGTTCACCCTGCACGCCGACCGGGTCCAGGCCCACGCCGAGCTTTACATGGGCCTGGTGGAGGCCGGGGTGGGGCTTCTGCCCGCGGGGGGCGGCACCAAGGAGATGCTCCTCCGCTTCACCCAGGAGCTTGCCCCCTACGAGGAGGCCGACCCCTTTGAGGCGGTGAAGCGGGCCTTTAACCTCATCGCCATGGCCAGGACCTCCACGAGCGCCCTCGAGGCCCGCAAGATGGGCTTCCTCCGGGACGGGGACGGGATCAGCATGAACCGGGATTTCCTCATCGCCGACGCCAAGCGGCGGGTTTTGGAGCTCGCCCCCGACTACCGCCCGCCCCTGCCCCCGAGGATCCGGGTCTTGGGGAGCGAGGCCTTGGGCAACCTCCGCTACGCCGTCTGGGCTTTCCGCGAGGCGGGGGAGATCACGGACCACGACGTGAGAATCGGCCTGGAGATCGCCTACGTCCTCTCCGGCGGGGAAGGCCCGGCGCGGGAGGTCTCCGAGTGGGACCTTCTGGACCTGGAGCGCGAGGCCTTCTTGAAGCTCCTCGGCACCCGGAAGACCCAGGAGCGCATCGCCTACACCTTGAAGACGGGCAAGCCGCTTAGGAACTGA
- the glf gene encoding UDP-galactopyranose mutase — MKVDYLIVGAGFTGATLAERLAAAGKRVLVVDRRDHIGGNAYDETDPHGVLVHRYGPHIFHTNSKKVFDYLSRFTEWRPYYHRVRAVVEGKEVPLPFSLATLRALFSPRLADRLEEKLVSRFGYGARVPILRLREEEDPDLRFLADYVYKNVFEGYTLKQWGLRPEELSPSVTARVPVLVSHDTRYFQDAYQAMPKEGYTALFRRMLAHPNIKLLLQTDWKEVEGEVKFARLIFTGPIDEFFGYLHGPLPYRSLRFRMELHPGPWAQEVGTVNYPNEHPYTRVTEFKHLTGQDYLPHSTLCYEYPEAYTPGKNEPYYPVPREENEERYRLYLEEAKKLKGVYFAGRLGDYRYYNMDQAVARALKLFEEIVHG; from the coding sequence ATGAAGGTGGACTACCTGATCGTGGGCGCGGGCTTCACCGGGGCCACCCTGGCGGAAAGGCTCGCCGCCGCAGGCAAGCGGGTTCTGGTGGTGGACAGGAGGGACCACATCGGGGGCAACGCCTACGACGAAACGGACCCCCACGGGGTCCTCGTCCACCGCTACGGACCCCACATCTTCCACACCAACAGCAAAAAGGTCTTTGACTACCTCTCCCGCTTCACCGAGTGGCGCCCCTACTACCACCGCGTCCGTGCCGTGGTGGAGGGCAAGGAGGTCCCCCTCCCCTTCAGCCTCGCCACCCTCCGCGCCCTCTTCTCCCCAAGGCTCGCCGACCGCCTGGAGGAGAAGCTCGTCTCCCGCTTCGGCTACGGCGCCCGCGTCCCCATCCTCCGCCTCCGGGAAGAAGAGGACCCCGACCTCCGCTTCCTCGCCGACTACGTCTACAAAAACGTCTTTGAGGGCTACACCCTCAAGCAGTGGGGCCTGCGCCCCGAGGAACTCTCCCCTTCCGTGACCGCTCGGGTCCCCGTCCTGGTGAGCCACGACACCCGCTACTTCCAGGACGCTTACCAAGCCATGCCCAAGGAGGGCTACACCGCCCTCTTCCGCAGGATGCTCGCCCACCCCAACATCAAGCTCCTCCTCCAAACCGACTGGAAGGAGGTGGAAGGGGAGGTCAAGTTTGCACGCCTCATCTTCACCGGGCCCATTGACGAGTTCTTCGGCTACCTCCACGGGCCCCTCCCCTACCGCTCCCTCCGCTTCCGGATGGAACTCCACCCCGGCCCCTGGGCCCAGGAGGTGGGCACGGTGAACTACCCCAACGAGCACCCCTACACCCGGGTCACGGAGTTCAAGCACCTCACGGGCCAGGACTACCTCCCCCACTCCACCCTCTGCTACGAGTACCCCGAGGCCTACACCCCGGGCAAAAACGAGCCCTACTACCCCGTCCCCAGGGAGGAGAACGAGGAACGCTACCGGCTCTACCTGGAGGAGGCCAAGAAGCTTAAGGGCGTCTACTTCGCAGGAAGGCTCGGCGACTACCGCTACTACAACATGGACCAGGCGGTGGCCCGGGCCCTGAAGCTCTTTGAGGAGATCGTCCATGGGTGA
- a CDS encoding pyroglutamyl-peptidase I, whose protein sequence is MILVTGFEPFGGLEHNPSQALLDLLPSEVGGRPLRKAVLPVDAEALGEVLEGLHREGPKAVLHLGLAEDRPVLTLERLAVNLLDFPRPDNRGRVLEDLPIVPGGPLALPARFPVKPVLARWREAGIPGRPSLSAGSYLCNQAFYLSLYRLPEEVPVGFLHLPPDETLALKRPRPYVPLEVQARAVRLALEHL, encoded by the coding sequence ATGATCCTCGTCACCGGCTTTGAACCCTTCGGCGGCCTGGAACACAACCCCTCCCAGGCCCTCCTTGACCTCCTCCCCTCCGAGGTGGGCGGCAGGCCCCTCAGGAAGGCCGTCCTCCCCGTGGACGCCGAGGCCCTGGGCGAGGTCCTGGAGGGCCTCCACCGGGAGGGGCCCAAGGCCGTCCTCCACCTGGGTCTTGCGGAGGACCGGCCCGTCCTCACCCTGGAAAGGCTCGCGGTGAACCTTTTGGACTTCCCCCGCCCCGACAACCGGGGCCGGGTCCTCGAGGACCTCCCCATCGTCCCTGGAGGCCCCCTGGCCCTTCCCGCCCGCTTCCCGGTGAAGCCCGTCCTCGCCCGCTGGCGGGAGGCGGGGATCCCCGGGAGGCCAAGCCTTTCCGCGGGGAGCTACCTCTGCAACCAGGCCTTCTACCTCTCCCTCTACCGCCTGCCCGAGGAAGTCCCCGTGGGCTTCCTCCACCTTCCTCCCGACGAGACCCTGGCCCTCAAGCGGCCCAGGCCCTACGTGCCCCTGGAGGTCCAGGCCCGGGCCGTCCGCCTCGCCCTGGAGCACCTGTGA
- a CDS encoding DegV family protein has product MELGLVTDTAADLPPKALQEEAIGLVPIYVRLGEKRYKDRQELTPDALYQAMRAGAAPVTEPPEVEDFVGVYECYLQVYDRLLSVHVSGELSQTVQRAREAALRVAPNRIRVVDSAMVSAGLGAMVLRAAEMLRDGADEEDVVQELERLKRSSLYFSVADLSHLARNGRLPRFGEVVGNFLGLRPILRIEKGHIRFLRVAREGAVPETLARLVAEELGGKTVRVAITHSDAKPEWLEGLKRNLESALRLERGRVIRSGATIAANVGLGALAVHAYALE; this is encoded by the coding sequence GTGGAGCTTGGCCTCGTGACCGACACCGCCGCGGACCTTCCCCCCAAGGCGCTCCAGGAGGAGGCCATCGGCCTCGTGCCCATCTACGTCCGCCTGGGGGAGAAGCGGTACAAGGACCGGCAGGAACTCACCCCGGACGCCCTCTACCAGGCCATGCGGGCCGGGGCCGCACCCGTGACCGAGCCTCCGGAGGTGGAGGACTTCGTGGGGGTGTACGAGTGCTACCTCCAGGTCTACGACCGCCTCCTTTCCGTCCACGTCTCCGGGGAGCTTTCCCAGACGGTGCAAAGGGCGCGGGAGGCGGCCCTCAGGGTGGCCCCGAACCGGATCCGGGTGGTGGACTCGGCGATGGTCTCCGCGGGGCTTGGGGCGATGGTGCTCCGGGCGGCGGAGATGCTCCGGGACGGCGCCGACGAGGAGGACGTGGTGCAGGAGCTGGAAAGGCTTAAGCGCTCCAGCCTCTACTTCAGCGTGGCCGACCTCTCCCACCTCGCCCGAAACGGCCGCCTCCCCCGCTTTGGCGAGGTGGTGGGAAACTTCCTGGGCTTGAGGCCCATCCTGCGCATTGAGAAGGGGCACATCCGCTTTCTCCGGGTGGCCCGGGAGGGCGCGGTCCCCGAGACCCTGGCCCGGCTGGTGGCGGAGGAGTTAGGGGGGAAGACCGTCCGCGTCGCCATCACCCACTCCGACGCCAAGCCCGAGTGGCTCGAGGGCCTCAAACGGAACCTGGAGAGCGCCCTGCGCCTGGAGCGGGGCAGGGTCATCCGCTCCGGGGCCACCATCGCCGCCAACGTGGGCCTGGGGGCGCTTGCGGTCCACGCCTACGCGCTAGAATAG
- a CDS encoding glycosyltransferase family 4 protein, whose protein sequence is MRVLFLSDARRIGGSEVYLREMLPRVKALGLSPEAALPEAEGTLPVRRALEAAGIPVHAYRDLEALPEAVDLVVASAWYPQSYRRFFARYPRLVLLVHDQIEVFYPLGGRYLYRLGYRLLQVPNLRRARAVLTVSRWAARWLERVHGVKGVHAVPNGVDVERFRPPLPGEKEALKERYGLKRPAVLVPARMSPEKNHLAVLLTARLLPQVDFLLVGTGELLGLWQKTARLLRLGNVRFLGRREDMPELYRAADAVLLPTLGENQSLATLEAMASGLPVVTTPIPAQAELIQDGLTGRLVPPWPPRLAQALREASPELGKRARAFVEANHTLDQAARRLAAILKRLWEEG, encoded by the coding sequence GTGAGGGTCCTCTTCCTCTCCGACGCCCGGCGCATCGGGGGAAGCGAGGTCTACCTCAGGGAGATGCTTCCCCGGGTGAAGGCCCTGGGGCTCTCCCCCGAGGCCGCCCTCCCCGAGGCCGAGGGCACCCTCCCGGTGCGCCGGGCCCTGGAGGCGGCGGGGATCCCCGTCCACGCGTACCGGGACCTGGAGGCGCTTCCCGAGGCGGTGGACCTCGTGGTGGCCTCCGCCTGGTACCCGCAAAGCTACCGCCGCTTCTTCGCCCGCTACCCGCGGCTCGTCCTTCTCGTCCACGACCAGATAGAGGTCTTCTACCCCCTGGGGGGGCGGTACCTCTACCGCTTGGGCTACCGCCTCCTCCAGGTGCCCAACCTCAGGCGGGCGCGGGCCGTCCTCACCGTCTCCCGCTGGGCGGCCCGGTGGCTTGAACGGGTACACGGGGTAAAGGGCGTGCACGCCGTGCCCAACGGGGTGGACGTGGAGCGCTTCCGGCCGCCCCTTCCCGGGGAGAAGGAAGCCCTTAAAGAACGCTACGGCCTAAAGCGCCCCGCCGTTTTGGTCCCCGCCCGCATGAGCCCAGAGAAGAACCACCTGGCCGTCCTCCTCACCGCGAGGCTCCTTCCCCAGGTAGACTTCCTCCTGGTGGGGACCGGGGAGCTTCTGGGCCTTTGGCAGAAGACGGCGAGGCTTTTGCGGCTAGGGAACGTCCGCTTCCTAGGCCGGCGGGAGGACATGCCGGAGCTCTACCGGGCGGCGGACGCCGTCCTCCTCCCCACCCTGGGGGAGAACCAGAGCCTGGCCACCCTCGAGGCCATGGCCTCCGGCCTCCCCGTGGTCACCACCCCCATCCCCGCCCAGGCGGAGCTCATCCAGGACGGCCTCACCGGCAGGCTCGTCCCCCCCTGGCCCCCAAGGCTCGCCCAAGCCCTCCGGGAGGCAAGCCCGGAGCTGGGCAAGCGGGCGCGGGCCTTCGTGGAAGCGAACCACACCCTGGACCAGGCCGCCCGAAGGCTCGCCGCGATCCTGAAGCGGCTTTGGGAGGAAGGATGA
- a CDS encoding glycosyltransferase family 2 protein gives MGEQVCAVIVTYNRKALLRECLKAVLSQTRPPDHVLVVDNASTDGTREMLQEEFPQVEVLRLPENQGGAGGFHEGMKRAYEQGFDWLWLMDDDTIPRAKALEALLEAARLPLDPRPRILASRQLLPNGLPHPTTAFVNPTDPRHPFLWLRLRPRYRPIRWALFTSVLLHRSLVEEHGLPHKAFFIWEDDLEYTARALRRGLGLQVRDSEVIHKSASKPYISATTGENRLFYGVRNRIWVLRSPAFGPLGKAFLALQLFFGLLTYLAFHPSRKSLQEIGRALRAGLATSPC, from the coding sequence ATGGGTGAACAGGTCTGCGCCGTGATCGTCACCTACAACCGGAAGGCGCTCCTGCGCGAGTGCCTCAAGGCCGTCCTCTCCCAAACCCGCCCCCCGGACCACGTCCTGGTGGTGGACAATGCCTCCACCGACGGCACGAGGGAGATGCTCCAGGAAGAGTTCCCCCAGGTGGAGGTCCTCCGCCTCCCCGAAAACCAAGGCGGGGCCGGGGGGTTCCACGAGGGGATGAAGCGGGCCTACGAGCAGGGCTTTGACTGGCTGTGGCTCATGGACGACGACACCATCCCCAGGGCTAAGGCCCTCGAGGCCCTGCTGGAAGCCGCACGCCTTCCCCTGGACCCGAGGCCCCGGATCCTGGCGAGCCGCCAGCTCCTGCCCAACGGCCTCCCCCACCCCACCACCGCCTTCGTCAACCCCACGGACCCGAGGCACCCCTTCCTCTGGCTCCGCCTAAGGCCCCGCTACAGGCCCATCCGCTGGGCCCTCTTCACCTCGGTCCTCCTGCACCGGAGCCTGGTGGAGGAACACGGCCTGCCCCACAAGGCCTTCTTTATATGGGAGGACGACCTGGAGTACACCGCCCGCGCCCTACGCCGGGGACTCGGCCTCCAGGTGCGAGATAGCGAGGTCATTCACAAAAGCGCCAGCAAGCCCTACATCTCCGCCACCACCGGGGAGAACCGCCTCTTCTACGGGGTGCGGAACCGGATCTGGGTGCTCCGAAGCCCGGCCTTCGGACCCCTGGGAAAGGCCTTCCTTGCCCTACAGCTCTTTTTCGGCCTCCTCACCTACCTGGCCTTCCACCCAAGCCGGAAAAGCCTACAAGAAATCGGCCGGGCCCTCCGGGCCGGGCTTGCCACGTCCCCGTGCTAA